A region of Theileria annulata chromosome 2, complete sequence, *** SEQUENCING IN PROGRESS *** DNA encodes the following proteins:
- a CDS encoding uncharacterized protein (chr2.C.cand.364 - PF03372 Endonuclease/Exonuclease/phosphatase family), with translation MNVFLLICVIPLIYDRFIRFFSTNILIYFMYSRCSLYGYRNRFASYNFKDYNLKRCPSQVNLSFLSTIKSIISPKSDHKITTTTSVCGKPGYNKILESIIWPIFNNKWISSFRTLDASLDSQEYKINNTSQMQGNNYAIARVPEEGEKLYLTLFWKDRKLKMERDKSETIGVTLARMKRNLSKSGNGKNTTQVEELGEYSVSFLTNLFKTFDESSNCKETILKSSFISINDNLLKLFTNVPQLDKVKLLHTCMVDCPVPLTIKDEEENNYSHVYVEWLDSEGNLLSNDLQYVPRLSDLGKTIKARVTNSLMKYDIFESNLSRVDLSPNCPWQFERISKFNSHPKNQVSNPLQDQNYDTRVVSFNILSPTYLTSSDPSSTFFPYCPGEYLDYNYRNQLIGREINYLDPDILCLQECSRKVYNDYLKFLFDTKYHSWLTVKGGNAGEGCAIFAKRSQFTPLELHDMYFKDIVKSDEYKPITDKLCTKWLLYSENYFDKYHTVFQFGCYRNKRNNKYLFVANTHLYFHPMAGHIRLLQTYVMLNELEKFKIKAADKHGFDVNSDSYTLMCGDFNSFPNESIYNLIVTGHVSYNHPDWSLGERFVYDKSFLVSDGFERFTEPLEVYENNLNKDEILQVPNFQGYSDSYDQNQLPFTNYCQVFNGTLDFIFHSNNVKVKRNMPGIKAEEASEYIGLPSKLYPSDHLSIAADF, from the exons ATGAACGTCTTTCTGCTTATCTGTGTCATTCCACTAATTTATGATAGATTCATAAGATTTTTTAGCAccaatatattaatatatttcatgTATAGTAGATGTTCCTTATACGGATACAGGAATCGCTTTGCATCCTACAATTTTAaagattataatttaaagaGATGCCCTTCACaagttaatttatcatttctCTCAactattaaatcaattatttcACCCAAATCAGATCATAAAATAACAACAACAACCAG TGTTTGCGGAAAGCCaggatataataaaatattagaatcAATAATATGGCcgatttttaataataaatggaTTAGTAGTTTTAGAACACTTGATGCTTCATTAGATTCTcaagaatataaaataaataatacttCACAAATGCAAGGTAATAATTACGCAATAGCCAGAGTCCCAGAGGAGGGAGAAAAGCTGTACCTAACTCTGTTTTGGAAAGACAGAAAACTAAAAATGGAACGAGATAAATCTGAAACAATTGGAGTTACATTAGCAAGAATGAAGAGGAATTTATCAAAGTCAGGAAATGGAAAAAATACGACACAGGTAGAAGAACTTGGAGAGTATTCTGTGTCATTTCTAACCAACCTTTTCAAAACATTTGACGAGAGTTCAAATTGCAAAGAAACGATACTCAAATCCTCATTCATATCAATCAATGATAATTTACTAAAGTTGTTCACAAACGTGCCCCAGCTGGATAAGGTGAAGCTGTTACACACATGTATGGTAGACTGCCCAGTCCCACTGACAATAAAAGAcgaagaagaaaataattattcacACGTATATGTAGAATGGCTAGATTCAGAAGGAAACCTCCTGAGCAACGATTTGCAATATGTACCAAGGTTATCAGATTTAGGTAAAACCATTAAGGCAAGAGTGACAAATTCACTTATGAAATATGATATATTCGAGTCAAATTTATCAAGAGTTGATTTATCACCAAATTGCCCATGGCAATTTGAAAGAATATCAAAATTCAATTCTCATCCAAAAAACCAAGTTTCTAACCCATTGCAGGACCAGAATTACGATACCAGAGTTGTTAGTTTCAACATTCTATCACCGACATACTTAACGTCGTCAGACCCATCATCCACATTCTTCCCATATTGCCCCGGTGAATACTTAGATTATAATTACAGAAATCAGCTAATTGGGCGAGAAATAAACTACCTGGACCCCGACATCCTGTGCCTCCAGGAGTGTTCACGTAAAGTATATAACGATTATTTAAAGTTCCTCTTTGATACAAAGTATCATTCGTGGCTTACAGTCAAGGGTGGAAACGCAGGAGAAGGATGCGCCATTTTCGCAAAGAGGAGCCAGTTCACTCCCCTTGAACTTCATGACATGTACTTTAAAGATATTGTAAAATCAGATGAATATAAGCCAATCACAGATAAATTGTGCACAAAATGGCTCTTATACAGC GAAAACTACTTTGACAAGTATCACACAGTGTTCCAATTTGGATGTTATCGTAATAAAaggaataataaatatcttTTCGTGGcaaatacacatttatacTTTCATCCAATGGCAGGACATATAAGACTTTTACAGACCTATGTAATGCTTAATGAGTTAGAAaagtttaaaatcaaaGCAGCAGATAAACATGGGTTCGATGTTAATAGTGATTCATACACACTGATGTGTGGAGATTTCAACTCATTCCCCAATGAGTCTATATATAACCTAATTGTTACAGGACATGTTTCCTACAATCATCCAGATTGGTCTTTAG GAGAAAGATTTGTATATGACAAGAGCTTTTTGGTGTCTGATGGCTTTGAAAGGTTCACTGAACCACTTGAAgtttatgaaaataatcTTAACAAAGATGAAATCTTGCAAGTTCCAAACTTTCAAGGTTATTCTGATTCATATGACCAGAATCAATTGCCATTCACCAACTATTGCCAAGTATTCAACGGAACACTGGACTTTATTTTTCACTCAAATAATGTCAAG GTAAAGAGGAATATGCCAGGAATCAAAGCAGAAGAAGCATCAGAATACATTGGATTACCATCAAAACTTTATCCGTCAGATCACCTGTCAATCGCTGCTGATTTTTAA
- a CDS encoding uncharacterized protein (chr2.C.cand.360 - conserved hypothetical protein), whose amino-acid sequence MKKDFNRKNKSISWDEKSISEQNNERGTRMKITEVSTPFNYDTWDSGSEEDFSLRSEYFKEVQKSVNEQVASRLMEIKNDDDKKKMFEEQRKKHYDEFKTIKALKEEGKLSCDE is encoded by the exons atgaagaagGATTTTAATCGCAA GAACAAAAGTATTAGTTGGGATGAAAAAAGTATTAGTGAACAGAACAATGAGCGGGGGACGAGGATGAAAATAACTGAAGTTTCAACTCCATTCAACTACGACACCTGG gATTCTGGATCAGAGGAAGATTTCAGTCTCAGGTCGGAGTATTTTAAAGAA GTACAAAAGTCTGTTAACGAACAGGTGGCAAGTAGACTGATGGAGATAAAAAACGATGACGATAAGAAGAAAATGTTCGAAGAACAACGTAAAAAACATTATGAcgaatttaaaacaataaaaGCATTAAA gGAGGAAGGGAAACTCTCATGTGATGAATAG
- a CDS encoding ubiquitin-conjugating enzyme E2, putative (all_bases.C.cand.270 - ubiquitin-conjugating enzyme e2), producing the protein MSTLARRRIVQDISRITKDPPKGTNALPFSDNMMYCHAIINGSEGTIWECGTFHLIIKFTEDYPTKPPVVRFLSKMFHPNIYFDGSICLDILQNQWTPMYDVSSILISIQSLLNDPNPMSPANTEASKIYTDDFFLYQTRVLQCVEDSWYVPTLTESFLEAL; encoded by the exons atgTCGACTCTAGCTAGGCGTAGGATTGTTCAGGATATTTCCCGGATTACTAAGGACCCTCCAAAGGGTACCAACGCCCTTCCCTTTTCTGATAATATGATGTATTGTCATGCTATTATAAACGGGTCTGAGGGCACAATTTGGGAGTGTGGCACATTTCATTTAATCATAAAGTTTACTGAGGATTATCCTACAAAACCTCCTGTCGTTCGGTTTCTATCGAAAATGTTTCATCCAAATA TTTATTTTGATGGTTCCATATGTTTGGATATTTTACAGAACCAATGGACCCCTATGTATGATGTTTCTTCGATTTTGATATCAATTCAG TCTCTTCTTAATGATCCTAATCCAATGTCTCCTGCCAATACTGAGGCTTCTAAGATCTATACTGATGATTTCTTTTTATACCAAACTCGTGTTCTTCAGTGTGTAGAGGATAGTTGGTACGTTCCTACTCTCACAGAGTCTTTTCTTGAAGCTCTTTAA
- a CDS encoding uncharacterized protein (chr2.C.cand.358 - possible transporter, PF00083 Sugar (and other) transporter;~12 probable transmembrane helices predicted for TA12370 by TMHMM2.0 at aa 35-54, 100-122, 127-144, 154-176, 183-202, 217-236, 294-316, 331-350, 357-376, 380-402, 409-431 and 446-468;~Signal anchor predicted for TA12370 by SignalP 2.0 HMM (Signal peptide probability 0.001, signal anchor probability 0.704) with cleavage site probability 0.001 between residues 54 and 55), with amino-acid sequence MTFQFRFRHPIEEFVKNDDARDARTQCKVYGANRYYFLFLTTFSLFLFGRFMWAFPSFFDMFVKSGAYLWLCTDEEIAKASVEQVVRAACEQQTMGINNIFSYLMASTFFGSIVAGSCNIVIGAKLTAMIGTACMFIGMLLISFSSEAFRLYVPGSIFVGFGIDFLVLPCFNATVLYPGRELLITSLLGASISVGMFVPILMKHVMFKTNISLSVNMLPLPILCVGVFIIACVFFPPKRFYKQSELDEALNAINVETNNGENKKTEKRKKSKKEFILSLFDIELDKVGVLKKSIFSVHFLMLNIIFMIVMITASFYMTISNRMMTEQERNYLAIGMGASVTVCLGLAYFLDKMGSMYIMWFETIFLLMSYITIAFGHKCTTIISIILYSIFTSHLNGQVWLFVVETFDSSISTLLMGLLNLIAGIVMISSPKIYDKLLTNGCKMENIIVFMIGLVGVKTAVLVFLHGWKLKVNKIE; translated from the coding sequence ATGACGTTTCAGTTTAGATTTAGGCACCCTATAGAGGAGTTTGTTAAAAACGATGATGCTAGGGATGCGAGAACACAATGTAAAGTCTACGGAGCAAACCGGTACTACTTCCTGTTCTTAACGACGTTCTCGCTATTCCTGTTTGGAAGATTCATGTGGGCGTTCCCGTCATTCTTTGACATGTTCGTGAAGAGCGGAGCATATTTATGGCTATGTACAGATGAGGAAATAGCCAAAGCATCAGTAGAACAAGTTGTAAGAGCAGCATGTGAACAACAAACGATGGGAATCAATAACATcttttcatatttaatggCTTCAACATTCTTTGGATCGATAGTTGCAGGTTCATGTAACATAGTAATTGGAGCGAAACTGACGGCAATGATAGGAACAGCATGTATGTTCATAGGAATGCTGCTGATCAGTTTCTCAAGTGAAGCCTTCAGATTATATGTACCAGGATCCATCTTTGTGGGCTTTGGAATTGATTTCTTAGTATTGCCATGCTTCAACGCAACAGTACTGTACCCAGGCCGTGAGCTGTTAATCACATCACTGTTGGGAGCATCGATTTCAGTAGGTATGTTCGTCCCGATTTTGATGAAGCACGTCATGTtcaaaacaaatatatCACTATCAGTAAATATGTTGCCACTGCCGATATTGTGCGTAGGCGTCTTCATCATAGCATGTGTATTTTTCCCACCTAAAAGGTTTTATAAGCAGAGTGAACTGGACGAAGCATTAAACGCAATAAATGTGGAAACAAATAATGgtgaaaataaaaagacagaaaaaagaaaaaaatcCAAAAAAGAGTTCATTTTGTCATTGTTCGATATTGAACTTGATAAGGTTGGAGTTTTGAAGAAATCCATTTTCTCAGTACACTTCCTCATGCTCAACATCATCTTCATGATCGTAATGATCACAGCCTCATTTTACATGACAATCTCAAACAGAATGATGACAGAGCAAGAAAGAAATTATCTGGCAATAGGAATGGGAGCATCAGTTACAGTGTGTCTCGGTTTGGCATACTTCCTGGATAAAATGGGATCAATGTACATAATGTGGTTCGAAACAATCTTCCTCCTGATGTCCTATATCACGATAGCATTCGGCCATAAGTGTACAACGATCATTTCAATCATCCTCTATTCAATCTTCACATCACATTTAAACGGACAAGTCTGGCTCTTTGTTGTCGAAACATTCGACTCGTCAATAAGCACATTGCTTATGGGACTACTGAACTTGATAGCAGGAATAGTCATGATCAGTTCTCCAAAGATTTACGACAAGTTGCTCACAAATGGCTGTAAAATGGAGAACATCATAGTGTTCATGATAGGTTTGGTGGGAGTAAAGACGGCAGTTCTCGTGTTTTTGCACGGCTGGAAGTTAAAGGTGAATAAAATcgaataa
- a CDS encoding T-complex protein 1 epsilon subunit, putative (chr2.C.cand.363 - t-complex protein 1 epsilon subunit, putative), which produces MNVAVDEFGKPFVIVREQEKKRITGLEAHKSNILAARGVSDTLTTSLGPKGMDKIIVGPDGQVTITNDGATVLQKMEIQHQCAKLLVDLSKSQDEEVGDGTTGVVILAGALLDKALKFLDRGLHPLHIADGYEQACSIAIDTLKKIAIKQDIFSDNYQILKQAAFTSLGSKVVSSCQSHLADIAVRAVMAVADTERKDVNLELIKIESKAGGRLEQTELIQGIVLNKDLSHSQMRKTTRDAKIAILTCPFEPPKPKTKNKIEIKDVESYEKLQECERNYFLDMVDRVEKSGANFVICQWGFDDEANHLLMQRGIPAVRWVGGVEMELIAIATGGQIVARFEDLTPEKLGTAKLVREIATGTDHSEVVVIEGCPNSRAVTVLIRGGNQMTVCETERSIHDAICCVRNLIRDSRVVPGGGAPEIACSIAVEKAAANFDKLEQYSVNGFAEALLSIPLALADNSGLNSFDYVTKAKARQIKENNPFIGIDCINLEIDDLSKFGIFESLHSKVQQLSLATQVVKMILKIDDVITPTEFNN; this is translated from the exons ATGAACGTTGCGGTCGATGAGTTTGGAAAACCATTCGTCATCGTTAGAGAACAAGAAAAGAAAAGAATAACAGGACTCGAAGCACACAAGTCAAATATTTTGGCAGCAAGAGGTGTATCAGATACACTCACAACGTCACTTGGACCAAAAGGCatggataaaataatagttgGACCAGACGGCCAAGTTACAATCACGAACGATGGAGCTACCGTTTTGCAGAAAATGGAA ATTCAACACCAATGTGCAAAGCTACTGGttgatttatcaaaaagCCAAGATGAAGAAGTCGGTGACGGTACAACAGGAGTTGTAATTCTAGCAGGAGCACTTCTAGATAAAGCCTTAAAGTTCCTGGATCGTGGACTCCACCCTCTACATATTGCTGACGGTTACGAACAAGCATGCTCAATTGCAATCGACACACTCAAAAAAATTGCTATTAAACAAGATATATTCTCCGACAATTATCAGATTCT AAAACAAGCGGCGTTCACATCACTCGGATCAAAGGTGGTTTCAAGCTGCCAGTCACATTTGGCTGACATTGCAGTGAGAGCAGTAATGGCAGTTGCAGATACAGAAAGAAAGGATGTTAATTTAGAACTAATAAAG aTTGAGAGCAAGGCTGGAGGAAGATTAGAGCAGACTGAATTGATTCAGGGAATTGTTTTGAATAAAGATTTAAGTCATTCTCAAATGAGAAAGACTACGCGAGATGCCAAAATTGCAATTCTAACATGCCCATTTGAACCA cCGAAACCGAAAACCAAGAACaaaattgaaataaaaGATGTTGAAAGTTACGAAAAATTGCAGGAATGTGAACGAAATTACTTCTTGGACATGGTTGATCGAGTAGAGAAATCTGGAGCTAATTTT GTAATATGCCAATGGGGCTTTGATGATGAAGCAAACCATCTCTTGATGCAGAGAGGAATCCCAGCAGTTCGTTGGGTAGGAGGAGTTGAAATGGAACTCATAGCAATAGCCACAGGAGGACAAATAGTTGCAAGGTTCGAAGACTTAACCCCAGAAAAACTAGGAACAGCCAAACTCGTTAGAGAAATTGCTACTGGAACAGATCACTCCGAAGTGGTGGTTATCGAAG GTTGCCCAAATAGCAGAGCAGTTACAGTGCTAATCAGAGGTGGTAATCAGATGACTGTTTGTGAGACTGAAAGGTCGATCCATGACGCAATATGCTGCGTGAGGAACTTGATAAGAGATTCAAGAGTAGTCCCAGGAGGAGGAGCCCCAGAAATTGCATGCTCAATTGCAGTTGAAAAGGCTGCTGCAAATTTCGATAAGCTCGAACAGTACTCCGTGAATGGTTTCGCAGAGGCTCTCTTGTCAATTCCACTTGCGTTAGCAGATAATTCTGGACTCAACTCCTTTGATTATGTAACAAAGGCAAAAGCTAGACAAATTAAGGAAAATAACCCGTTTATTGGAATTGACTGCATTAATCTGGAAATCGATGACCTTTCAAAGTTTGGCATCTTCGAGTCACTCCACTCGAAAGTGCAGCAACTTTCTCTCGCAACCCAAGTTGTCAAAATGATACTTAAAATTGATGATGTAATTACTCCAACAGAATTCAACAATTGA
- a CDS encoding vesicle trafficking protein-like 1, SEC22 homologue, putative (chr2.C.cand.362 - sec22 vesicle trafficking protein-like 1, synaptobrevin motif;~1 probable transmembrane helix predicted for TA12350 by TMHMM2.0 at aa 215-234) has translation MADIVVLCRSSDGLPLVEIWNDRNFDTSVNNQNTKKVDFQTIKMNSRMICRRVGSTDSKCSVIEGDMSYHYIVEDGICYMCIAPSNHPKKILFLFLAQICKAFTEEVLNQFGNQHTSVTSAVASVKKPYHFIGFDRVIYKIKNELNSPNSLKSLNMINDSLNEVTNIMKKNIDEILSRGENLEDIGRMADGLKQQTLKFRLSSKKLNRNYLIRKFSMMAIGILIIVLFLYFVLFKSNKKIE, from the exons atggCAGATATAGTTGTTTTGTGCCGATCGTCAGATGGGCTGCCCCTGGTTGAGATTTGGAATGATCGTAATTTTGATACCTCAGTTAATAATCAAAACACCAAGAAAGTTGATTTTCAGACAATAAAAATGAACTCTCGCATGATCTGTAGAAGAGTAGGTTCAACGGATTCGAAATGTTCAGTAATAGAAGGGGACATGTCATACCATTACATAGTAGAAGACGGAATTTGTTACATGTGCATAGCTCCATCAAACCACCCTAAGAAAATACTATTTCTCTTTCTCGCACAGATTTGTAAGGCGTTTACTGAGGAAGTTTTAAACCAATTTGGAAATCAACACACCAGTGTCACATCAGCAGTAGCATCAGTCAAAAAGCCATACCATTTTATAGGATTCG ATAGAGtgatatataaaataaagaatGAATTAAATAGTCCAAATTCACTAAAGTCACTCAATATGATCAACGATAGCCTAAACGAAGTAACTAATATTATGAAGAAGAATATTGACGAAATATTGTCGAGAGGAGAAAACCTGGAAG ATATCGGAAGAATGGCTGACGGACTCAAGCAACAAACACTAAAATTTAGACTTTCATCGAAAAAATTAAACcgtaattatttaataagGAAATTCTCAATGATGGCAATAGGAATCTTGattattgtattatttttatattttgtacTTTTCAAGTCCAATAAAAAAATCGAATAA
- a CDS encoding ATP-dependent helicase, putative (all_bases.cand.1542 - rna helicase) has protein sequence MIPESLPINLVKDLIFEKLKEKQCLILVGTTGSGKSTSVPIWIYTSFTNPKQKLVVTQPRRVAAISLAKYVAKLTNTELGTTVGFNVRFLNKSTESTRIKYVTDGILMRESISDPLLSKYSVVIVDEVHERSIRSDILLGIIKLALAKRTDLKLIVMSATLDSNVFNDFFPNSVTINVPGRLFPVDIYYPPAPFEDYLEAAMISVLQINFSTETGDILVFLPGQEDIEILERLLKEKTRHLHNTMESIDYKKISNVYVKLGDLKYKMSGWKSLEICPLYSALSLERQNLVFKTTPPKSRKVVLATNIAETSLTIPGIKYVIDTGLVKQRKYNPKNNFESLTVNVTSKSSAKQRAGRAGRECPGEIYRLYTLDSYEKMPQNTTPEIHLIDFSFVFLQLKMVGIKDIFEFPFIDPPDKGSILSSALNLYRLGALDSEGNLTEPGKMMAQIPLLPIHSKLLITSFEFSCTSEILTIVSILSSEIALFDTEKFNPEGVKLRSNLYNKYGDHLTLLNIYNLWENANSREIFCKQFAVNNHAFTRAKDIRNQLVSLITSEQFGVKNISRLTDSSSWDQVRKCLTKGNWTNSAKFCPESKSYNTLVNNQCVYIHPSSVMFNRPTFPGYVVFNDCILTKKNYIQNVTEISDQWLSTYVPNFFKPNSVKQNSIELCT, from the exons ATGATTCCAGAATCCTTACCAATTAACTTGGTAAAGGACttaatttttgaaaaattaaaagaaaaaCAATGTTTGATATTGGTGGGAACAACAGGCAGTGGAAAATCAACATCAGTGCCAATATGGATCTACACCAGTTTTACAAACCcaaaacaaaaattagTAGTTACACAACCGAGAAGAGTTGCAGCAATTTCACTCGCAAAATATGTAGCGAAACTTACAAATACAGAACTCGGTACCACAGTTGGATTCAACGTGAGATTCCTAAACAAATCAACTGAATCAACCAGAATTAAGTATGTAACAGATGGAATATTAATGAGGGAATCCATTTCTGACCCACTTCTATCAAAATATTCCGTAGTAATAGTGGACGAGGTACACGAACGCTCAATAAGGTCAGATATACTTCTCggaattattaaactaGCACTTGCAAAAAGGACTGATCTGAAGCTTATCGTAATGTCCGCAACGCTAGATTCCAATGTGTTCAATGATTTTTTTCCAAACTCAGTTACAATTAATGTCCCCGGGAGGTTGTTCCCTGTTGATATATACTACCCACCAGCACCCTTTGAAGATTATCTCGAg GCTGCAATGATATCAGTTCTCCAAATAAATTTCTCGACCGAAACAGGTGATATACTGGTCTTCTTGCCAGGCCAAGAAGATATAGAAATACTAGAGCGTCTTTTGAAGGAAAAGACCAGACATTTACATAATACAATGGAATCAATAGactataaaaaaattagcAACGTGTATGTAAAGCTAGGAGACTTGAAGTATAAAATGAGTGGCTGGAAGTCACTGGAGATATGCCCACTATACTCGGCACTATCATTAGAAAGGCAAAATTTAGTATTCAAAACCACCCCGCCAAAGTCCAGAAAGGTGGTTTTGGCAACAAATATCGCAGAAACATCGCTCACAATTCCGGGAATCAAATACGTAATTGACACTGGCCTTGTTAAACAGAGAAAGTATAACCCAAAGAATAACTTTGAATCGCTAACAGTTAACGTAACATCAAAGTCATCAGCTAAGCAGAGAGCTGGAAGGGCTGGAAGAGAATGTCCAG GTGAGATATACCGTCTTTATACACTTGATTCTTACGAAAAAATGCCTCAAAACACCACCCCTGAAATACATCTTATCGACTTCtcatttgtttttttaCAACTTAAA ATGGTTGGAATTAAGGACATTTTCGAGTTCCCGTTCATTGACCCTCCCGATAAAGGATCAATACTATCATCTGCCTTGAACTTATACAGACTTGGAGCACTGGATTCTGAGGGGAATTTAACAGAACCAGG GAAGATGATGGCACAAATACCGCTGTTGCCAATACATTCTAAACTATTAATCACATCATTTGAGTTCTCCTGTACTTCTGAAATTTTGACAATCGTCTCCATTCTGTCATCAGAAATTGCACTTTTCGATACAG AAAAGTTTAATCCTGAGGGAGTTAAGCTAAGATCAAACTTGTATAATAAGTACGGAGACCACCTAACACTCCTGAACATATATAACCTTTGGGAAAAC GCAAATTCTCGagaaatattttgtaaacAATTTGCTGTAAATAATCACGCGTTTACTAGAGCAAAGGATATTCGAAATCAACTTGTATCACTAATAACCTCTGAACAATTCGGAGTAAAAAACATATCGAGATTGACCGATTCGTCGAGCTGGGATCAGGTCAGAAAGTGTTTAACAAAGGGAAACTGGACCAATTCAGCTAAATTTTGCCCTGAATCAAAATCTTACAACACATTG GTCAATAATCAGTGTGTATATATACATCCATCATCGGTAATGTTCAATAGACCTACATTTCCAGG ATATGTTGTTTTCAACGATTGTATATTAACaaagaaaaattatattcaaaATGTAACGGAAATTTCTGACCAGTGGTTATCTACATATGTACCAAATTTCTTTAAACCAAACTCTGTAAAACAAAACAGTATAGAATTATGTACCTAA